A DNA window from Prevotella intermedia ATCC 25611 = DSM 20706 contains the following coding sequences:
- a CDS encoding CpXC domain-containing protein has translation MSQLRKENIECPHCHQEGEFDLWTSVNVDLDPELREKIFSDELFMYRCPHCGKVTGIPAGTLYHDMTHGFMIFFDFFKPEDYDYAPMEIPEGIGLQKEYLFRAVFGLQRFKEKIVILEHSLNDVAIEHQKYMISHVIMPEIAEKGYELFFAKTEEPNEEFPYGTIYFFYDDKEKEQTMQIRFAMDNYFEHKLACELDPRMKAEGCMCVDAEWMAKQMKEE, from the coding sequence ATGTCACAGTTAAGGAAAGAAAACATAGAATGTCCACACTGCCACCAAGAAGGCGAGTTTGATCTTTGGACATCGGTCAATGTGGACTTAGACCCAGAGCTCAGAGAAAAGATATTCTCTGACGAGTTGTTTATGTACCGCTGCCCTCACTGTGGTAAGGTGACAGGCATACCAGCTGGAACTCTTTATCATGATATGACACATGGGTTCATGATATTCTTCGACTTCTTTAAGCCTGAGGATTATGATTATGCACCAATGGAGATTCCAGAAGGTATTGGCTTGCAGAAAGAATACTTGTTCCGAGCTGTCTTCGGTTTACAACGATTCAAGGAGAAGATAGTTATACTGGAACACAGTCTGAACGATGTTGCCATTGAGCACCAGAAGTATATGATCAGTCATGTTATAATGCCTGAGATTGCAGAGAAAGGCTATGAGCTATTCTTTGCAAAGACTGAAGAGCCTAACGAAGAGTTTCCGTATGGCACAATCTATTTCTTTTATGATGACAAAGAGAAAGAGCAAACCATGCAGATTCGTTTCGCTATGGATAATTACTTTGAACACAAACTTGCCTGTGAACTTGATCCACGCATGAAAGCAGAAGGCTGCATGTGTGTGGATGCAGAGTGGATGGCAAAACAAATGAAGGAGGAATAG
- the mads5 gene encoding methylation-associated defense system restriction endonuclease subunit S MAD5 has protein sequence MKSRIANSKYILQEKRFDGSYHNADVNVYDAVLKTHSSHSLSFYCSEIFTSGRNKREYTTKEYGFPFLSNSDASTSNPFLTCKYNSKKYGFDEKSQLKGGMILTGRVGAIGQTSFVPSYWEKYKTMGSDNIIRIVVKPEYKNGFLYAYLASRIGNLSFLKLLTGGVQPFITDNMVGGLLIPDFPDSFQKEVDDLIQESAKLREEASDMLTGAEKLLKKAANLRDLTTEDYDYFGPRGAEREVSCFVRNRKDITTTTINAFNLSERIRKTKASMPCATKPLKEVLLGGDTFSTGSFPRVEVKEGYGIMLINQKDIFDTIIKGKYISKRGVKTDNMVEYGEVLVAGVGTLGENETFCRTIFANEDLVGQLVSGEFIRMKASNEVPSGYLYTWLESDYGFRFLRNIQAGTKLCRPIPRLVLEIPVPIIDSDKMNDIDKLVKEAHTKRYEANNYERKAIRMVEQEIEKWNK, from the coding sequence ATGAAAAGCAGAATTGCAAATAGTAAGTACATCTTACAAGAGAAACGATTTGATGGCAGTTATCACAATGCCGATGTAAATGTGTATGATGCTGTGCTGAAAACACATTCAAGCCATTCATTGTCGTTTTATTGCTCAGAAATCTTTACTTCTGGCAGGAACAAACGTGAATATACAACAAAAGAATATGGATTCCCGTTTCTCAGTAATTCAGACGCATCGACATCAAACCCTTTTTTAACATGTAAGTACAATTCAAAGAAATATGGTTTCGACGAAAAAAGCCAGTTAAAAGGTGGAATGATTCTAACTGGGCGTGTAGGAGCTATAGGTCAAACATCGTTCGTGCCCAGTTATTGGGAAAAATATAAAACGATGGGGTCTGATAACATTATAAGAATTGTAGTTAAACCAGAATATAAAAATGGTTTCCTTTATGCATATTTGGCTTCAAGAATTGGGAACTTATCTTTTTTAAAACTGCTTACTGGCGGTGTCCAACCATTCATAACAGATAATATGGTTGGCGGGCTTCTAATTCCCGATTTTCCAGATTCGTTTCAAAAAGAAGTAGATGACTTGATACAAGAATCTGCAAAACTAAGAGAAGAAGCATCGGATATGCTTACTGGGGCAGAAAAACTATTGAAAAAAGCCGCAAATCTACGAGATTTGACTACGGAAGATTACGACTATTTCGGTCCAAGAGGCGCAGAACGCGAAGTATCTTGTTTTGTAAGAAACCGTAAGGATATTACAACAACCACTATAAACGCCTTTAATCTTTCAGAAAGAATAAGAAAAACTAAGGCTTCAATGCCTTGTGCGACAAAACCGCTCAAAGAAGTATTATTGGGTGGTGACACTTTCTCTACTGGTTCATTCCCACGTGTAGAAGTAAAGGAAGGTTATGGAATCATGCTCATCAACCAGAAAGATATCTTTGATACTATTATCAAAGGCAAATATATATCCAAACGAGGCGTGAAGACTGACAATATGGTTGAATATGGAGAAGTTCTTGTGGCAGGTGTAGGTACTTTAGGAGAGAATGAAACCTTTTGCAGAACCATCTTTGCGAATGAAGATTTGGTTGGCCAGCTTGTTTCTGGAGAGTTTATAAGGATGAAGGCAAGCAATGAAGTTCCATCAGGTTATCTATATACATGGCTTGAATCTGACTATGGTTTTAGGTTTCTTAGGAACATTCAAGCAGGAACAAAACTTTGTCGTCCTATTCCTCGATTGGTGTTGGAGATACCTGTGCCTATTATTGATTCAGACAAGATGAACGATATTGATAAATTGGTTAAGGAAGCACACACAAAACGCTACGAAGCCAATAACTATGAACGCAAAGCCATCCGTATGGTAGAGCAAGAAATCGAAAAGTGGAATAAATAA
- the mads2 gene encoding methylation-associated defense system DNA methyltransferase MAD2, which produces MVQESNAAASQNERVLAEKEMVCSLTNRVVKATVKEMTLQSMIAMMTEEYGFALEDMERDFKVKYEDANEDKSKTQKVDLAIFNAGHAHDSDELIRFIIVAKDAKVKPTDKRAGVEATTEGILGSTDCDFACWTNGEDLQYVYSYEDDFGQVTCEAISDFPAEGQTIEDLEAQGERAMPRKPANESLVKTFKRCHDYIYGNEGMKKTAFWELLNLIFCKLYDEKRRFSDAKQGISYRRRFWVGVKEQNTEKGQAAVAERIKGLFEDLKESNIFKDVFDGNEQIMLSNRGLAFVAAELAKYSFLDATVDVKGTAYETIVSNTLKQEAGQFFTPRNIIKCMVEMLDPDQNCRVLDPACGSGGFLVMVLDHVRRKIAKNLYPDLDDVRLEARYNSPEVNDAVREYAEKMIFGFDFDPDLKKAARMNMVMAGDGHSNIYNINSLDYPFGSKPDVPLIAKAVNESIKHSADKDFHFETAENNAQGKFDMIFTNPPFGAKVEVDQEIAERYELNSKAPEVLFIEACYYFLKPGGKMAIVLPDGILGNPNTESVRLWILQRFKLLASVDLPVETFLPQVGVQASLLFLQKKTDTERLMSVENEDYDVFMAIAEQVGKDRRGVPVYEKDNYGAEILFEHTKKWLSIAENGREIVKQRRERIKHLADDLPKIVEAYAKFKKDNR; this is translated from the coding sequence ATGGTACAGGAATCCAATGCAGCAGCTTCTCAGAACGAGAGAGTACTGGCGGAGAAGGAGATGGTTTGTTCTTTGACAAATCGTGTGGTGAAGGCCACAGTGAAAGAAATGACCCTACAGTCTATGATTGCAATGATGACCGAAGAGTATGGCTTCGCTCTAGAGGATATGGAACGAGACTTCAAGGTTAAGTATGAAGACGCAAATGAAGATAAGTCAAAGACTCAGAAAGTTGATTTGGCAATCTTTAATGCTGGTCATGCTCATGACTCAGATGAACTTATCCGTTTCATTATTGTAGCTAAAGATGCCAAGGTGAAGCCTACCGACAAGAGAGCTGGCGTTGAAGCAACAACCGAAGGTATTCTCGGCTCTACCGATTGTGATTTTGCTTGCTGGACAAATGGCGAAGACCTCCAGTATGTGTATTCATACGAGGATGACTTTGGTCAGGTAACTTGCGAGGCTATTTCTGATTTCCCTGCAGAAGGACAGACTATTGAAGATCTCGAAGCTCAAGGTGAACGTGCCATGCCTCGTAAACCTGCCAACGAGTCTTTGGTAAAGACATTTAAGCGTTGCCATGATTACATTTATGGAAATGAGGGCATGAAGAAGACCGCTTTCTGGGAACTCCTCAACCTTATTTTCTGCAAGCTCTATGATGAAAAGCGTCGTTTCTCTGATGCCAAGCAAGGTATCAGTTATCGTCGCCGATTCTGGGTGGGTGTAAAAGAGCAAAACACAGAAAAAGGACAAGCTGCTGTTGCAGAACGCATCAAGGGACTTTTTGAAGACTTGAAGGAAAGCAATATATTCAAGGATGTGTTTGATGGCAATGAACAGATTATGCTATCTAACCGTGGACTTGCCTTTGTTGCAGCAGAACTTGCAAAATACTCTTTTCTTGATGCAACTGTCGATGTTAAGGGTACTGCATACGAGACAATTGTTAGTAACACCCTAAAGCAAGAGGCAGGTCAGTTCTTTACTCCACGTAATATTATCAAGTGCATGGTTGAGATGCTTGACCCAGACCAGAATTGTCGTGTGCTCGACCCTGCATGTGGTTCTGGAGGATTCCTCGTGATGGTGCTCGACCATGTACGCCGAAAAATAGCAAAGAACCTTTATCCTGACCTTGATGATGTGCGTCTTGAAGCAAGATACAACTCTCCAGAAGTTAATGATGCTGTTCGTGAGTATGCTGAAAAGATGATATTCGGTTTTGACTTCGACCCAGACTTGAAGAAAGCAGCACGAATGAATATGGTTATGGCAGGTGACGGTCATTCAAACATATATAATATCAATTCTTTGGACTACCCTTTTGGCAGCAAACCAGATGTTCCTCTTATTGCTAAAGCTGTAAATGAAAGTATAAAACATAGTGCAGACAAAGACTTTCATTTTGAAACAGCAGAGAATAACGCACAGGGTAAGTTCGATATGATTTTTACCAACCCACCATTTGGAGCAAAGGTAGAAGTTGACCAGGAGATAGCCGAAAGATATGAACTAAACAGCAAGGCTCCTGAAGTTTTATTTATTGAAGCTTGTTACTATTTCCTGAAGCCTGGTGGCAAGATGGCAATTGTACTTCCTGATGGTATTCTTGGCAACCCAAACACAGAAAGTGTACGTCTGTGGATCCTCCAGCGATTCAAACTGCTTGCAAGTGTTGATTTGCCTGTAGAAACATTCTTGCCACAAGTTGGAGTACAAGCTTCATTGCTATTCTTGCAAAAGAAGACCGACACAGAAAGGCTTATGTCTGTCGAGAATGAAGATTACGATGTATTCATGGCCATTGCAGAGCAAGTAGGAAAAGATCGTCGTGGCGTTCCTGTTTATGAAAAAGACAACTATGGTGCCGAGATTCTTTTTGAACATACTAAAAAGTGGCTCAGCATTGCAGAAAATGGACGAGAGATTGTAAAACAACGAAGAGAACGCATCAAGCATCTTGCAGACGACCTTCCAAAAATAGTTGAAGCGTATGCTAAATTTAAGAAGGATAATAGATGA
- a CDS encoding helix-turn-helix transcriptional regulator — translation MDKNFNRLKVVLAEKKKTNKWLAEQLGKDPATVSKWCTNIAQPGIETLYQIAECLEIDIRELLTPTREENIVIYRK, via the coding sequence ATGGATAAGAATTTCAACCGACTGAAAGTTGTTCTGGCAGAGAAAAAGAAAACCAACAAGTGGTTGGCAGAGCAATTAGGAAAAGACCCTGCAACAGTGAGCAAGTGGTGTACGAACATCGCACAGCCTGGGATTGAGACACTATATCAAATTGCGGAGTGCTTAGAAATTGACATAAGGGAGTTGCTTACTCCCACACGGGAAGAGAATATAGTAATCTACCGAAAGTAA
- a CDS encoding DUF3853 family protein, with the protein MTINELLDKPVWQMTGEELLFLAQHGNISTSRESTKASSSKEEKRYVYGLAGIARLFGCSLPTANRIKQSGKINRAITQIGRKIIVDADLALELAGRKTGGR; encoded by the coding sequence ATGACGATAAACGAATTACTGGACAAGCCTGTTTGGCAGATGACTGGTGAAGAATTACTTTTCCTTGCACAACACGGTAATATATCCACGAGCAGGGAATCAACAAAGGCTTCTTCCTCCAAAGAAGAAAAGCGATATGTTTACGGGTTGGCTGGCATTGCACGCCTCTTCGGGTGTAGTTTGCCTACAGCTAACCGCATAAAGCAGAGTGGTAAAATCAATCGTGCCATTACACAAATCGGTCGTAAGATTATTGTTGATGCAGACCTTGCACTCGAACTGGCAGGACGAAAGACAGGAGGACGATGA
- a CDS encoding AAA family ATPase, with translation MMNTTDYENIWRKSLIHVTDEFSLPPVVLQAGEAIIGTLGNFSVSTGKAKAKKTFNVSAIVAAALVNGQVLEYQASFPESKRTILYFDTEQSPYHCQLVMQRILKLAKLPIDKEPQNLKFSHLRAIADPNERREIIRYAIYNTPNVGLVVIDGIRDLMLDINNSTEATKLVGDLMQWTSEQNIHIQTVFHLNKGDDNARGHIGTELNNKAETVLQITKDNTMPERSIVAPSIIRSKPFDKFAFRLKEMEDEVCVPEIDSTYTDNERKSHPYSYHELSDTEHRNALAQAFSSREVLPYGELIAALQKAYAKVVGQSYGQTKLKELLQFLLNKGMVVKEERGKYRLNKDYLP, from the coding sequence ATGATGAATACAACTGATTATGAAAACATTTGGCGAAAGTCGCTCATTCATGTAACGGACGAGTTCTCGCTTCCGCCCGTTGTGCTGCAAGCAGGCGAAGCCATCATCGGCACGTTGGGCAATTTCAGTGTATCGACAGGTAAGGCGAAAGCTAAGAAGACTTTCAATGTGAGTGCCATCGTTGCAGCAGCCCTTGTCAATGGGCAGGTGCTGGAATATCAGGCATCATTTCCTGAAAGTAAACGCACTATACTTTACTTTGACACGGAACAAAGTCCTTATCATTGTCAACTTGTGATGCAACGTATTTTGAAATTGGCAAAACTACCGATAGACAAGGAACCGCAGAATTTAAAGTTCAGTCATCTTAGGGCCATTGCTGACCCTAACGAACGCAGAGAAATCATTCGCTATGCCATCTACAATACGCCCAACGTGGGTTTGGTAGTCATTGATGGTATTCGTGATTTGATGCTCGACATCAATAACTCTACGGAAGCAACCAAGTTGGTAGGTGATCTAATGCAGTGGACAAGTGAACAGAATATCCATATTCAGACCGTGTTTCACCTCAACAAGGGCGACGACAACGCACGAGGACATATTGGTACGGAACTCAACAACAAGGCTGAAACAGTTCTTCAAATCACAAAGGACAACACTATGCCTGAACGCAGTATTGTTGCACCTTCCATCATTCGTTCCAAACCCTTTGACAAATTCGCTTTTCGGCTCAAGGAAATGGAAGATGAGGTGTGTGTTCCCGAAATCGATTCTACCTACACGGACAACGAGCGCAAGTCCCACCCATATTCCTACCACGAACTAAGCGACACGGAGCATCGAAATGCATTGGCACAAGCCTTCTCTTCGCGCGAAGTCTTGCCATATGGCGAACTCATCGCAGCACTTCAAAAGGCTTATGCTAAGGTAGTTGGACAATCCTATGGGCAAACCAAACTCAAAGAACTCTTGCAATTTCTGCTCAACAAAGGCATGGTGGTCAAGGAAGAACGAGGAAAATATCGGCTCAACAAAGATTATCTGCCCTAA